A genomic window from Algoriphagus sp. Y33 includes:
- a CDS encoding helix-turn-helix domain-containing protein encodes MDYNQLSDTAILHQLGRFVKHHRMDQNKSQEQLATAAGISRSTLSLLERGEKVNLITLIQVLRVLDKLQWLESFEVKKTISPIDYIKLQKKHERQRIRNSDRAAENPPSEW; translated from the coding sequence ATGGATTACAATCAGCTAAGTGATACTGCAATTCTCCATCAGCTAGGACGCTTTGTGAAGCATCATCGGATGGACCAAAATAAATCCCAAGAGCAGCTGGCTACTGCTGCAGGGATTAGTAGGTCTACTTTGAGTCTTCTGGAGCGCGGTGAAAAAGTGAATCTAATCACCTTGATTCAGGTGCTTCGGGTGTTGGATAAGCTACAGTGGCTTGAATCCTTTGAGGTGAAGAAGACAATCAGCCCCATAGATTACATCAAGCTTCAAAAGAAGCACGAAAGACAGCGGATTCGTAATTCTGATAGGGCAGCAGAAAATCCTCCTTCAGAATGGTAG